The Apium graveolens cultivar Ventura chromosome 11, ASM990537v1, whole genome shotgun sequence genome has a window encoding:
- the LOC141697101 gene encoding putative receptor-like protein kinase At5g59700 codes for MGMLPIWILFIMCLICSSLQFNPVDNYLIDCGSSKNTSIGTRVFMADNSSLVTLLTLQTLFVNTTSKPISSTTDLALYQTARVFGGISNYTFPIKKQGGHFIRLYFYPFNHESRNLSTARFSVSAQSFTLLRDFQPPRVPVVKEYVLNITSDSLVLNFIPYKDSFAFLNALEVISIPDGLIPDSAKTFNPSGEQNNLWKHALEKVARVNMGKLVVNPENDSLWRHWDSDFSYLKHGNLVRFVDNITSVNYTGFPTKDIAPASVYGTATKLDTDSDPNTFTNMTWSFDVDPGFSYFVRFHFCDIVSLEPKNMFFNVYIYSLSVVRDLDLSKQTSNMLRSPYYIDFISRSRNNRNLSISIGPSEAYNAYPNGILNGIEIMKISDSQGNLDLGETREQSSTSNSIIKSWMILGSAIVVTFVAVVLALVFFMIWRRRKLAHLNNSTQDKFGNKGRKSTDGTVTISSSNFGYSFPLAVIKEATENFNDALIIGIGGFGKVYKGVLRDETKVAVKRGVPESQQGFAEFETEIEMLSQFRHRHLVSLIGYCDEQNEMIIIYEYMDNGTLKNHLYGSDLPKLNWRQRLEICIGSAKGLHYLHTGSTKAIIHRDVKSANILLDENLMAKVADFGLSKNGPEMDHTHVSTAVKGSFGYLDPEYLIRQQLTEKSDVYSFGVVMLEILSGRAVIDPSQPRETVNLVEWAGKWLSQGKLEKLVDPYLAEEIKPESLENYGEIAEKCLAERGVDRPTMGEILWKLECALQLQGISVRPRLNNQPSNSHFEDSVLSMQYSVGSDIDGVSMSKVFSDMVKTEMR; via the coding sequence ATGGGTATGCTGCCAATATGGATATTGTTCATCATGTGTTTGATATGTTCTTCATTACAATTCAATCCTGTAGATAATTATCTTATAGACTGTGGTTCCTCTAAGAATACCTCCATAGGGACTCGAGTGTTCATGGCTGATAATTCCAGTCTTGTTACTCTCTTAACCCTGCAAACACTCTTTGTTAATACAACTTCAAAGCCTATTTCATCTACCACTGATTTAGCCTTGTATCAAACTGCTAGAGTTTTCGGTGGAATCTCCAACTACACTTTTCCAATCAAGAAACAAGGAGGGCATTTCATTCGCCTATACTTTTATCCTTTTAATCATGAATCGCGCAATCTAAGCACAGCTAGATTCTCTGTTAGTGCCCAAAGTTTTACCCTTCTTAGAGATTTTCAACCACCACGTGTCCCCGTAGTCAAGGAGTACGTATTGAACATAACTTCAGATAGTCTTGTTCTTAACTTCATTCCTTATAAGGATTCATTTGCATTCTTGAATGCTTTGGAAGTTATTTCAATCCCAGATGGGCTTATTCCTGATAGCGCCAAAACCTTTAATCCTTCTGGAGAACAAAATAATTTATGGAAGCATGCACTAGAGAAAGTTGCTAGGGTGAATATGGGAAAACTGGTAGTAAACCCTGAAAATGACTCTTTGTGGAGACACTGGGATTCTGATTTTAGCTATTTGAAACATGGCAATCTTGTCAGGTTCGTAGATAATATTACATCTGTAAATTACACAGGATTTCCAACTAAGGATATTGCTCCTGCCTCTGTCTATGgcactgcaacaaagttggacaCGGATTCTGATCCAAACACTTTTACCAACATGACCTGGTCATTTGACGTTGATCCTGGTTTCAGTTATTTTGTCCGGTTTCACTTCTGTGATATAGTAAGCCTTGAGCCAAAAAACATGTTCTTTAATGTCTATATATACTCGTTATCAGTAGTTCGAGATCTTGATCTTAGTAAGCAAACATCGAACATGCTCCGCTCCCCTTACTACATTGATTTCATCTCAAGATCAAGGAATAATCGTAATCTGAGCATTAGTATTGGACCATCGGAGGCATACAATGCTTACCCAAATGGTATCCTCAATGGGATAGAGATCATGAAAATAAGTGATTCTCAGGGAAATCTTGATCTTGGTGAAACCAGAGAACAGTCCTCAACTTCAAACTCTATAATCAAGAGTTGGATGATATTAGGATCTGCTATTGTGGTGACATTCGTTGCTGTGGTTTTGGCATTAGTTTTCTTCATGATTTGGAGAAGAAGAAAACTAGCTCATTTGAATAACTCGACACAGGATAAATTTGGGAACAAGGGGCGTAAATCTACTGATGGGACTGTCACCATTTCCAGTTCAAATTTTGGTTATAGCTTTCCTTTGGCTGTAATTAAAGAGGCTACCGAGAATTTTAATGATGCTCTAATTATAGGTATTGGAGGCTTTGGTAAGGTTTATAAGGGAGTTTTAAGGGATGAGACTAAGGTTGCGGTGAAGAGAGGCGTTCCAGAATCTCAACAAGGATTTGCAGAATTCGAGACAGAAATTGAGATGTTGTCTCAATTTCGTCACCGTCATTTGGTGTCTTTGATCGGATACTGTGATGAACAAAATGAGATGATCATTATTTATGAGTACATGGATAATGGGACACTCAAGAATCATCTGTATGGCTCTGATCTTCCTAAATTGAACTGGAGACAGAGGCTTGAGATTTGCATAGGTTCTGCCAAAGGACTACACTATCTTCACACAGGTTCCACAAAAGCAATCATCCATCGTGATGTCAAGTCTGCAAATATACTACTTGATGAGAATCTCATGGCCAAAGTTGCCGATTTTGGGCTTTCGAAGAATGGTCCTGAGATGGATCATACTCATGTTAGCACTGCAGTGAAAGGAAGTTTTGGGTACCTTGATCCAGAGTATTTGATACGACAGCAACTAACCGAGAAATCAGATGTTTACTCTTTTGGAGTTGTAATGCTTGAAATTCTCTCGGGGAGGGCTGTTATTGATCCGTCACAGCCAAGAGAAACAGTGAATTTAGTTGAATGGGCAGGTAAATGGCTGTCACAAGGGAAGCTTGAAAAGCTAGTAGATCCTTATCTTGCAGAGGAAATAAAACCCGAGTCTCTGGAAAACTATGGAGAGATAGCTGAGAAATGTTTGGCTGAGCGAGGCGTTGATCGACCAACGATGGGAGAAATACTATGGAAACTGGAATGTGCATTACAACTTCAAGGTATTTCTGTAAGACCTAGGCTGAACAACCAGCCTTCAAACAGTCACTTTGAAGACAGTGTATTGTCTATGCAGTATAGTGTTGGAAGTGATATTGATGGTGTATCAATGAGTAAGGTTTTCTCTGATATGGTGAAAACTGAAATGAGGTAG